CAGACGCAGGTTGGCGATATCGCGGTCATCGACAAAGATAAAAGGCGCGATCTGATTTTTGCCCGGTTTAAAGTGCATGCCGGCGACGTTGACCGATCGAATAGGAACGCCGGCTGCGACCAGATCGACGACATATTTGGGGTCATCCACCAGCAGCAGAATGCGTTCGCCGGCGGCCCGTTCCGACAGCAGCTCGGCGACGGTCTCTTGCAGCGTCAGCACCGAGGCCGCGACT
This genomic interval from bacterium contains the following:
- a CDS encoding PTS sugar transporter subunit IIB yields the protein VAASVLTLQETVAELLSERAAGERILLLVDDPKYVVDLVAAGVPIRSVNVAGMHFKPGKNQIAPFIFVDDRDIANLRLLYEQGIHLEGRDVPTRSPVNIAKELKFCTVCG